A region from the Hippoglossus hippoglossus isolate fHipHip1 chromosome 18, fHipHip1.pri, whole genome shotgun sequence genome encodes:
- the LOC117752159 gene encoding zona pellucida sperm-binding protein 3-like produces MRLQPSVANHAACVKMAVLLQFTGLHLDFLAVALSVSASSFAMGTRDSSRLEIRCGEAEVRVTVQRRLLEERRVPFRREHLRLGAKPTRGQEASCGPRGLMTGEAAVISAGLRDCGAESRKADSECRRINPNLATHDIHYRCIWPSALLPSYHGSSSVYQQGEAVFLEASVEAPLHPLLAVYVDYCVATLKPDPLSSPSYRFITNYGCLVDSVLPGSSSKFLLREQENRLCFSVQAFHFKQDSGEQMFISCHLRATPKPNSQSHLNKACFFHRPTFRWRATEGDQALCECCDSDDCLRQTGVGNIGYTVHTTPPHKETTHEADTTVGPLHTLPPSHWTGHLSVSH; encoded by the exons ATGCGACTCCAGCCGTCGGTCGCTAACCACGCTGCCTGTGTGAAAATGGCCGTCCTGCTACAGTTCACCGGGCTCCACCTCGACTTTCTGGCGGTCGCGCTGTCGGTGAGCGCCTCTTCTTTCGCCATGGGAACCCGGGACAGCAGCAGACTCGAGATCCGCTGCGGAGAGGCGGAGGTGAGGGTCACCGTGCAGCGGCGGCTCCTCGAGGAGAGACGGGTCCCGTTCAGACGCGAGCACCTTCGACTCGGGGCGAAGCCGACGCGGGGCCAGGAGGCGTCGTGCGGACCGCGGGGACTCATGACCGGCGAGGCAGCGGTCATCTCCGCGGGGCTGCGGGACTGTGGGGCCGAGTCCAGA AAAGCAGACAGTGAATGCAGACGCATTAACcccaacctggcaacccatGACATCCACTATCGGTGTATTTGGCCTTCTGCACTTCTCCCTTCGTACCATGGCAG TTCCTCAGTGTACCAGCAGGGGGAAGCAGTGTTTTTGGAGGCCAGTGTGGAGGCGCCGCTGCATCCTCTACTCGCTGTATATGTGGACTACTGTGTTGCTACACTGAAGCCTGACCCTCTCTCCTCGCCAAGCTACAGGTTTATCACCAATTATGG ATGTCTTGTAGACAGTGTATTACCAGGGTCTTCATCTAAATTCCTCCTGCGGGAGCAAGAAAACCGGTTGTGCTTCAGTGTCCAAGCCTTCCACTTCAAGCAGGATTCTGGGGAACAG ATgttcatcagctgccacctgaGGGCCACTCCGAAACCAAACTCCCAGAGCCACCTGAACAAAGCCTGCTTCTTCCACAGGCCCACATTCAG GTGGCGTGCCACAGAGGGGGACCAGGCTCTGTGCGAATGCTGTGACTCTGACGACTGCTTGAGACAGACTGGAGTGGGGAACATTGGCTACACTGTCCACACGACTCCACCCCATAAAG aaacgACGCATGAGGCGGACACAACAGTCGGGCCTCTTCACACCCTGCCACCCTCCCATTGGACGggtcatctgtcagtcagtcactga